The proteins below are encoded in one region of Oreochromis niloticus isolate F11D_XX linkage group LG6, O_niloticus_UMD_NMBU, whole genome shotgun sequence:
- the LOC109202494 gene encoding protein NLRC3-like, whose product MDQCEDREERVPPSKRARESHTKAERNQPGPPPSSVSLQSDGSKDATIYFKVQPVSAAERTHGSPAGPEAGSSCVSLKSDRSRRQPIDFKVQQVSAAERVDQESAEVRGGQSAHQTHLDSIFMLLEDNIITFVKNELKKIQKVLSPGYPECLESQREDDEQRSRREAFVKITLDFLRRMNEEELADRLQRSFQHHFKSVLKKKFQCVFEGIAKAGNPTLLNQIYTELYITEGGTAEVNDEHEVRQMETASWKTDRPETTIRQEDIFKASPGRDEPIRTVLTKGVAGIGKTVLTQKFTLDWAEGKANQDIQFIFPFTFRELNVLKEEKFSLVGLVHHFFTETKEAGICSFEDFQVVFIFDGLDECRLPLDFHKTTILTDPRKSTSVDVLLINLIRGKLLPSARLWITTRPAAANQIPPHCVGMVTEVRGFTDPQKEEYFRKRIGDKKQSSRIISHIMTSRSLHVMCQIPVFCWITATVLEDHLAREGGQLPKTLTEMYIHFLVVQAKVKKVKYDGGAETDPHWSPASRKMMESLGKLAFDQLQKGNLIFYEPDLTECGIDIRAASVYSGVFTQIFKEERGLYQDKVFCFIHLSVQEFLAALHVHLTFINSGLNLLEEQQTTSKNSDTRESTEKNFYQTAVDKALESPNGHLDLFLRFLLGLSLHTNQTLLRGLLTQTGSSSQTNQETIQYIKKKLSENLSAENSINLFHCLNELNDRSLVEEIQQSLRSGRLSADKLSPAQWSALVFILLSSEKNLFEFELNKYSASEEALQRLLPVVKASNKAL is encoded by the exons atggatcagtgtgaggacagagaggagcgagtccctccctctaaaagagCCAGAGAGAGCCACACTAAAGCtgagag gaaccaacctggacctccacccagctctgtgtccttacaGAGTGATGGGTCTAAAGATGCCaccatttattttaaagtccagcctgtgtctgctgcagagag GACCCATGGGAGTCCTGCTGGACCTGAAGCTGgatccagctgtgtgtccttaaagaGTGACCGGTCTAGACGTCAGCCCATTGATTTTAAAGTCCAGCAggtgtctgctgcagagag agtggaccaggAGAGCGCAGAGGTTCGAGGTGGTCAGTCTGCCCATCAAACAcacctggactccatatttatg ctgctggaggacaacatcatcacttttgtgaagaacgagctgaagaagatccagaaggttctgagtcCAGGTTACCCAGAATGCTTAGAGAGTCAGAGGGAGGATGATGAGCAGAGGAGCAGAAGAGAGGCATTTGTGAAGATCACACTGGACTTCTTGAGGAGAATGAAtgaggaggagctggctgaccgtCTGCAGCGCA GTTTTCAACATCATTTCAAGTCTGTcttgaagaagaagttccagtgtgtgtttgagggcatcgctaaagcaggaaacccaacccttctgaatcagatctacacagagctctacatcacagagggagggactgcagaggtcaatgatgaacatgaggtcagacagatggAAACAGCATCTTGGAaaacagacagaccagaaacaacaatcagacaagaagacatctttaaagcctcacctggaagagatgaaccaatcagaacagtgctgacaaagggagtggctggcattgggaaaacagtcctAACACAGAAGTtcaccctggactgggctgaaggcaaagccaaccaggacatccagttcatatttccattcactttcagagagctgaatgtgctgaaagaggaaaagttcagcttggtgggacttgttcatcacttctttactgaaaccaaagaagcaggaatctgcagctttgaagacttccaggttgtgttcatctttgatggtctggatgagtgtcgacttcctctggacttccacaaaactacaatcctgactgaccctagaaagtccacctcagtggatgtgctgctgataaacctcatcagggggaaactgcttccctctgctcgcctctggataaccacacgacctgcagcagccaatcagatccctcctcactgtgttggcatggtgacagaggtcagagggttcactgacccacagaaggaggagtacttcaggaagagaatTGGAGATAAGAAGCAgtccagcaggatcatctcccacatcatgacatcacgaagcctccacgtCATGTGTCagatcccagtcttctgctggatcactgctacagttctggaggatcaCCTggccagagagggaggacagctgcccaagaccctgactgagatgtacatccacttcctggtggttcaggccaaagtgaagaaggtcaagtatgatggaggagctgagacagatccacactggagtccagcgagcaggaagatgatggagtctctgggaaaactggcttttgatcagctgcagaaaggaaacctgatcttctatgaaccagacctgacagagtgtggcatcgatatcagagcagcctcagtgtactcaggagtgttcacacagatctttaaagaggagagaggactgtaccaggacaaggtgttctgcttcatccatctgagtgttcaggagtttctggctgctcttcatgtccatctgaccttcatcaactctggactcaatctgctggaagaacaacaaacaacctcCAAGAACTCTGACACAAGAGAATCTACAGAGAAAAACTTCTACCAAACTGCTGTGGACAAGGCCTTAGAGAgcccaaatggacacctggacttgttcctccgcttcctcctgggtctttcactgcacaCCAATCAGACCCTCCTACGAggcctgctgacacagacaggaagtagctcacagaccaatcaggaaacgatccagtacatcaagaagaagctcagtgagaatctgtctgcagagaacagcatcaatctgttccactgtctgaatgaactgaatgatcgttctctagtggaggagatccaacagtctcTGAGATCAGGACGTCTCTCCgcagataaactgtctcctgctcagtggtcagctctggtcttcatcttactgtcatcagaaaaaaatctgtttgagTTTGAACTGAataaatactctgcttcagaggaggctcttcagaggctgctgccagtggtcaaagcctccaacaaagctctgtaa
- the LOC109202343 gene encoding neoverrucotoxin subunit alpha, which translates to MALVEPAGVRWLRPGLRKYSCQLTIDTNTVNTKLQLSDNNRKVTHGEEVQSYPDHPDRFDVRPQLLCTNGLTGRCYWEVEWGGLVDISVSYRRIRRKGETYNCVFGYNDQSWSLDCIQDGPDAVCHNNSRASISSSSSSSFSVSNRVAVYVDCPAGTLSFYRVSSDTLIHLHTFNTTFTETLYPGFWLESGASVRLC; encoded by the exons ATGGCCCT ggtggagcctgctggagtccgatggttgagaccaggtctgaggaagt attcctgtcaactcacaatcgacacaaacacagtgaacacaaagctccaactgtctgacaacaacaggaaggtgacacatggggaggaggttcagtcgtatcctgatcatccagacagattcgATGTTCGTCCCCAGCTGCTGTGCacaaatggtctgactggtcgctgttactgggaggtcgaatGGGGAGGACTGGTtgatatatcagtgagttacagaagaatcagaaggaaaggagagaCTTACAACTGTGTTTTTGGATACAacgatcagtcctggagtctggacTGCATTCAAGATGGTCCTGATGCTGTCTGTCACAATAACAGTCGagcatccatctcctcctcctcctcctcctccttctctgtctctaacagagtagcagtatatgtggactgtcctgctggcactctgtccttctacagagtctcttctgacactctgatccacctccacaccttcaacaccacattcactgaaactctttatcctgggttttggTTAGAAAGTGGTGCCTCAGTGCGTCTGTGCTGa